Proteins from a genomic interval of Planctomycetaceae bacterium:
- a CDS encoding molybdopterin molybdotransferase MoeA: MADLLSVNNAIELVLQNCPPAAGSEILSIQESFGRVLAEDLPAPDDSPRFDKSMMDGFAIQLPHQVANPQSTYEVTGTVTAGSGSSVVIRPGEAIRIMTGAEVPPGVNCVVPMERVSILDGDTKNPRSIQVPAEVLSIDACITRKGGIIKAGSPLLKKGVRVAATHVAALAEFGIKNVPAIRQPRVAILATGDELVDAASEPNAGQIRNSNEPMLEAQVKNCRCWPIPLGIARDNREELAARIRQGLTADVLLLTGGVSVGIHDFVPSELAAANVRKVFHGVKMKPGKPIWFGIYETAPAPQQPPHRCLVYGLPGNPVSSLVCFELFVRPALQLLQAQPERTAFQAKLKEDAIVRGDRPVYHPAVLTLSKDAAGITAQIIPWGGSSDVCTTASANGMALLQPEHGPYKAGDTVEARLWTEFFHD, translated from the coding sequence CGTAAATAACGCCATTGAACTCGTCCTGCAGAACTGTCCACCGGCCGCTGGCAGCGAGATTCTTTCGATTCAGGAATCCTTCGGACGAGTGCTGGCCGAAGATCTGCCGGCTCCGGATGATTCACCTCGCTTCGACAAGTCCATGATGGATGGATTTGCCATTCAGCTGCCACACCAGGTTGCGAATCCCCAAAGTACCTATGAGGTGACAGGAACGGTCACTGCCGGCTCAGGATCCAGTGTGGTCATTCGGCCCGGCGAAGCAATCCGAATCATGACCGGCGCGGAAGTGCCGCCAGGGGTGAACTGTGTCGTGCCGATGGAACGCGTGAGCATTCTGGATGGCGATACCAAGAATCCCCGGAGCATTCAGGTCCCCGCAGAAGTTCTCTCGATTGATGCATGTATTACCCGAAAGGGCGGCATCATTAAGGCTGGCTCGCCACTGCTGAAGAAAGGCGTCCGCGTTGCTGCAACGCACGTCGCGGCGCTCGCAGAATTCGGCATCAAAAACGTACCAGCCATCCGCCAACCGAGGGTTGCGATTCTTGCAACCGGAGACGAATTAGTCGATGCAGCGTCTGAGCCAAACGCCGGGCAAATCCGTAACTCAAACGAACCCATGCTTGAGGCTCAGGTAAAGAATTGTCGATGCTGGCCGATCCCGCTCGGCATCGCGCGAGACAATCGCGAAGAACTTGCGGCCCGGATCAGACAGGGTCTGACAGCCGATGTTCTTCTGCTGACCGGCGGCGTTTCCGTTGGAATTCACGACTTTGTCCCTTCCGAACTCGCGGCCGCGAACGTTCGAAAAGTTTTTCACGGCGTAAAAATGAAGCCGGGAAAGCCAATCTGGTTTGGGATCTATGAAACAGCGCCAGCCCCACAGCAGCCCCCACACCGTTGCCTGGTCTACGGTTTACCCGGAAATCCTGTCAGCAGCCTTGTCTGCTTCGAACTGTTCGTACGCCCTGCTCTTCAGCTTCTTCAGGCACAACCCGAGCGGACGGCCTTTCAGGCGAAACTAAAAGAAGATGCCATCGTACGTGGCGACCGTCCGGTCTATCATCCCGCAGTGCTGACCCTGTCGAAAGACGCCGCGGGAATCACCGCACAAATCATTCCCTGGGGCGGATCCTCCGATGTCTGCACAACTGCGTCCGCCAACGGCATGGCCCTTCTGCAACCGGAACATGGCCCCTACAAAGCGGGCGACACTGTTGAAGCTCGACTCTGGACCGAGTTTTTTCATGATTAG